A part of Gramella sp. MAR_2010_147 genomic DNA contains:
- a CDS encoding energy transducer TonB produces the protein MKKLVVITCFLFGGIALSNAQQTSPVWPGCENSEDVKKCFNQKLSQHVSENYEYPQNDAGEYVRGKVTISFAIDENGEVVVNSIEGDKPAVKKAAREMIMKIPEMEPGTLNGEPDSRNFTVPFNF, from the coding sequence ATGAAAAAGTTAGTAGTGATCACATGTTTTTTATTTGGAGGAATAGCTCTCTCAAATGCTCAGCAAACCTCCCCGGTTTGGCCAGGATGTGAGAACAGCGAAGATGTAAAAAAGTGTTTTAACCAGAAACTCTCTCAACATGTGAGTGAGAATTATGAATACCCTCAAAATGATGCAGGGGAATATGTGAGAGGTAAAGTCACCATTTCTTTTGCTATAGATGAGAATGGCGAGGTTGTTGTAAACTCTATCGAAGGTGATAAGCCTGCTGTTAAAAAAGCAGCCAGAGAAATGATCATGAAAATTCCAGAAATGGAACCTGGAACTCTAAATGGAGAACCAGACTCAAGAAACTTTACGGTTCCATTTAATTTCTAG
- a CDS encoding energy transducer TonB, which produces MKKLLIIALMLTGLTSFAQDDVNVKGNKVSMKETAPIWTGCEESADKKACFNKMLMQHIKENIKYSKNANGEWIRGKAIVKMEVNEKGNVVVNSVDSKYPELKTEAKRLMESIPAMTPGKLAGKPKAIKYTIPLTF; this is translated from the coding sequence ATGAAAAAATTACTGATTATTGCTTTGATGCTTACAGGTCTTACATCTTTCGCACAGGATGATGTAAATGTAAAAGGGAATAAAGTGAGCATGAAAGAGACGGCCCCAATCTGGACCGGTTGTGAAGAAAGTGCCGATAAAAAGGCCTGCTTCAATAAAATGCTTATGCAGCATATTAAAGAGAATATTAAATATTCTAAAAATGCTAACGGAGAATGGATTCGCGGAAAAGCGATCGTTAAGATGGAGGTGAACGAAAAAGGGAATGTGGTAGTAAATTCTGTTGACAGTAAATATCCTGAACTAAAAACTGAAGCTAAAAGATTGATGGAATCTATTCCAGCGATGACTCCCGGAAAACTGGCTGGAAAGCCAAAAGCTATTAAATACACTATTCCGCTTACGTTTTAA